From Candidatus Hydrogenedentota bacterium, a single genomic window includes:
- the rpsG gene encoding 30S ribosomal protein S7 — MPRRREVPKRQPLPDPKYKSVTLTKFVNTVMVDGKKSTAESIVYGALEVITRRFPKEDAIRIFDTAIDNAKPILQVKSRRVGGATYQVPVEIAPATRTALAFRWIIDYSRKRGEKTMSDRLAGELLDCYNKTGNTIKKREDTHKMAEANKAFAHLRY, encoded by the coding sequence ATGCCACGGCGTCGTGAAGTTCCGAAGCGTCAACCGCTTCCGGACCCGAAATACAAGAGCGTTACGTTGACCAAGTTCGTGAACACGGTCATGGTCGACGGGAAGAAGAGCACCGCGGAATCGATCGTGTATGGTGCGCTCGAGGTGATTACGCGGCGTTTCCCAAAGGAAGACGCGATTCGGATTTTCGACACGGCGATTGACAATGCGAAGCCGATTTTACAGGTGAAGTCGCGGCGCGTCGGCGGCGCGACCTACCAGGTGCCGGTGGAAATTGCACCGGCGACCCGCACGGCGCTGGCGTTCCGATGGATTATCGACTACTCGCGCAAGCGGGGCGAGAAAACGATGTCGGACCGTTTGGCCGGGGAGTTGCTCGATTGCTACAACAAGACGGGCAACACCATTAAGAAGCGGGAAGATACCCATAAGATGGCCGAAGCCAACAAGGCGTTCGCCCACCTTCGGTATTAA
- the fusA gene encoding elongation factor G — MRKFPLERTRNVGIMAHIDAGKTTVTERILFYSGRTHKIGEVHEGTATMDYMEQERERGITITSAATACEWKDHRINIIDTPGHVDFTAEVERSLRVLDGAVAVFCAVAGVQPQSETVWRQANKYGVPRIAFINKMDRVGADFKRAVQTMVDRLGARAVPIQLPIGQEDAYRGIVDVVRMKAIQFVGDGGQTKMEEIPIPADMMDAAKQAHHDCIAAAAECDEALMEKYILEEDFTTEEILQGLRKGVLSSHHCLVLCGTALRNKGVRLLLDAAIDYLPSPLDVGTIVGTDPDKAGEVKVERKPGDEEPFSGLAFKILTDPHVGRLTFVRVYSGVVKSGDMVLNVRTGRKERLGRLLEMHADQRIDLTELRAGDIGAVIGAKNTTTGDTLCDPKQPVALMSVTFPKPVVHIAIEPKTKADQDKMSEALVKLAEEDPTFRVRADEETGQTIISGMGELHLDIIVDRMRREFNVHANVGKPMVAYRESIRTKAEARGKFIRQSGGRGQYGDVVITVEPSEVGKGFEFENATVGGVVPKEFINAIEKGAKEALESGIVAGYPMEDVKVTLIDGSYHEVDSSEMAFNTASSMAVKAAVPKARPVLLEPVMKVEVVCPDEYTGEVISDFNGRRGRMESMEQQGTARKIFAYVPLGDMFGYANDIRSRTQGRASYSMEFAQYEPMPPNIANEIMEKSGSAFRFS; from the coding sequence ATGCGAAAGTTTCCGTTAGAAAGAACGCGCAACGTCGGCATCATGGCCCACATCGATGCCGGTAAGACCACCGTGACCGAACGGATTTTGTTCTACTCGGGTCGTACGCACAAGATCGGCGAGGTGCACGAAGGCACGGCGACGATGGACTATATGGAGCAGGAGCGTGAACGCGGCATCACCATTACGTCCGCGGCCACGGCGTGCGAGTGGAAAGACCACCGCATCAACATCATCGACACGCCGGGCCACGTGGATTTCACGGCCGAGGTCGAGCGCAGCCTGCGCGTGCTGGACGGGGCGGTCGCCGTATTCTGCGCGGTCGCCGGCGTGCAACCGCAGTCCGAAACCGTGTGGCGCCAGGCTAACAAGTACGGCGTCCCCCGCATCGCGTTTATCAACAAGATGGACCGCGTCGGCGCGGACTTCAAGCGCGCGGTGCAAACGATGGTCGACCGCCTGGGCGCGCGCGCAGTGCCGATTCAACTTCCGATCGGCCAGGAAGACGCGTACCGCGGCATCGTCGACGTCGTCCGCATGAAGGCCATCCAGTTTGTCGGTGACGGCGGACAAACGAAAATGGAAGAGATTCCGATTCCCGCCGACATGATGGATGCCGCAAAGCAGGCCCACCACGACTGTATCGCCGCGGCCGCCGAGTGCGACGAAGCGCTGATGGAAAAGTACATCCTCGAAGAGGATTTCACCACGGAAGAGATTTTGCAGGGCCTTCGCAAGGGGGTCTTGTCGAGCCATCACTGCCTCGTGCTCTGCGGCACCGCGCTGCGCAACAAGGGTGTCCGCCTGCTGCTCGATGCGGCGATCGATTATTTGCCGTCGCCGCTTGACGTCGGAACGATCGTCGGCACGGACCCGGACAAGGCAGGCGAAGTAAAAGTCGAGCGCAAGCCGGGCGACGAAGAGCCCTTCTCGGGTCTCGCGTTCAAGATTCTCACCGATCCGCACGTGGGACGTTTGACCTTCGTGCGTGTGTACAGCGGCGTTGTGAAATCCGGCGACATGGTGCTCAACGTGCGCACGGGCCGCAAGGAGCGTTTGGGCCGTCTGCTCGAAATGCACGCGGACCAACGCATCGATCTGACCGAACTGCGCGCAGGCGATATCGGCGCGGTGATCGGCGCGAAGAATACGACCACGGGCGACACGCTCTGCGATCCCAAGCAGCCCGTCGCATTGATGTCCGTGACGTTCCCCAAGCCGGTCGTACACATCGCCATCGAACCGAAAACAAAGGCCGATCAGGACAAGATGTCCGAAGCGTTGGTGAAGTTGGCTGAAGAAGACCCCACGTTCCGCGTGCGCGCCGACGAAGAAACGGGCCAGACGATTATCTCCGGCATGGGTGAGTTGCACCTTGATATCATCGTCGACCGCATGCGCCGCGAATTTAATGTCCACGCAAATGTCGGCAAGCCGATGGTGGCGTACCGCGAGTCAATCCGCACGAAAGCGGAAGCCCGCGGCAAGTTCATCCGGCAGTCGGGCGGCCGCGGCCAGTACGGTGACGTCGTGATTACCGTCGAGCCATCGGAAGTCGGCAAGGGATTCGAATTCGAAAACGCAACAGTCGGCGGCGTGGTCCCGAAGGAATTCATCAACGCGATCGAAAAGGGCGCGAAAGAAGCGCTCGAGAGCGGCATCGTCGCCGGGTATCCGATGGAAGACGTTAAAGTGACGTTGATCGACGGCAGCTATCACGAGGTCGACTCGTCCGAAATGGCGTTCAACACGGCGTCGTCGATGGCGGTCAAGGCGGCGGTGCCGAAGGCGCGCCCGGTGTTGCTCGAACCCGTCATGAAAGTCGAAGTGGTGTGCCCCGACGAGTACACGGGCGAGGTGATCAGCGACTTCAACGGCCGCCGCGGGCGTATGGAGAGCATGGAACAGCAGGGCACGGCCCGAAAGATTTTCGCGTACGTGCCGCTCGGCGACATGTTCGGGTACGCGAACGACATCCGTTCGCGCACGCAGGGCCGTGCGTCGTACAGCATGGAATTCGCGCAGTACGAGCCTATGCCGCCAAACATCGCGAACGAAATCATGGAGAAATCCGGAAGCGCGTTCCGGTTCAGCTAA
- a CDS encoding 30S ribosomal protein S12: protein MPTINQLMRSARKKRVSKTKSPALKACPQASGTCTRVWTMTPKKPNSALRKVARVRLKNGMEVTVYIPGVGHNLQEHSQVMIRGGRVKDLPGVRYHLIRGVLDATGDCGGSAGTKDDGGKKVHTGRWVSRSKYGVKKPKS, encoded by the coding sequence CCCGAAAGAAGCGGGTGAGCAAGACGAAGTCGCCTGCGCTGAAGGCGTGCCCCCAGGCATCGGGCACCTGCACCCGTGTATGGACGATGACCCCGAAGAAGCCGAACTCGGCCCTGCGTAAAGTGGCCCGTGTGCGGCTCAAGAACGGGATGGAAGTGACCGTATATATCCCCGGCGTGGGCCATAACTTGCAGGAACACTCGCAGGTCATGATCCGCGGCGGTCGTGTAAAGGACCTGCCGGGCGTCCGGTACCACCTCATCCGTGGGGTTTTGGACGCCACCGGTGACTGCGGTGGCTCCGCGGGCACCAAGGATGACGGCGGGAAGAAAGTCCATACGGGGCGTTGGGTAAGCCGCTCGAAGTATGGTGTGAAAAAGCCGAAAAGCTAG
- the tuf gene encoding elongation factor Tu (EF-Tu; promotes GTP-dependent binding of aminoacyl-tRNA to the A-site of ribosomes during protein biosynthesis; when the tRNA anticodon matches the mRNA codon, GTP hydrolysis results; the inactive EF-Tu-GDP leaves the ribosome and release of GDP is promoted by elongation factor Ts; many prokaryotes have two copies of the gene encoding EF-Tu) has product MAKEKFERKKPHVNIGTIGHVDHGKTTLTSAITTVLAEQGRAKLMAYGEIDKAPE; this is encoded by the coding sequence ATGGCGAAGGAAAAATTTGAGCGCAAGAAGCCGCACGTGAACATCGGGACGATTGGTCACGTGGACCACGGCAAGACGACGCTCACGAGCGCGATCACGACGGTGTTGGCCGAGCAGGGGCGCGCCAAGCTGATGGCCTACGGCGAGATCGACAAGGCGCCGGAA